A section of the Malania oleifera isolate guangnan ecotype guangnan chromosome 2, ASM2987363v1, whole genome shotgun sequence genome encodes:
- the LOC131148357 gene encoding uncharacterized protein LOC131148357 yields MDIVSTGERIETAIKVGRTKSISAETGLSKKWTSKKKEKEVHMVRGQQYQREHGQGTRRNFAFKPSVNQTIHTGTRPQVVPSRHMPTQPNVRTHDKGIQRNVRRIDPIPMTYSELFPQLMERNLVSVIPGMVVTAPFPQWYDLEAKCAYHANTPGHTIERCWAFKNKVQTLREAGWLAFDDKQPGIQGNPLPNHGGNNVGMIGEGIDEVDFEQISLDWVFNELTAAGQIGQGAICPTNALCLCQSKEGRSVRQCGTFRVFLQKMVDNKSVEIGCTRKGGEIAVIGENRPVYHQCTNQPFIPTMNKALPTQEAPARLVISTPRPFPYKSDQAVPWKHEYEAYVEGSTSNIAGVKGITRSGRVYMPDSSKSNRKNAGEPDRVVKSPISNGEAEEFLKIIKHSEYNIVDQLKKMPAHISVLSLLLNSETHQEALLKVLNQAYIPQDIRVDKFNHVIGCLAASNYITFTDEEILPEGRGYNKALHISTKCKDHMMSRVLIDNGSSLNVMPMTTLQRLPIDTSYVTPNNLVVRAFDRTRRESVGLLDIPIQIGPVTFNITFQVMDITPSYSCLLGRPWIHNTRAVPSSLHQLVKFVVGDKLVCVYGEIDIMVTKPSSTPYVEAAEEAHEDSFRAFEIINVITIMEGSFIPQPRISSSTRMVATEMIKSGFCPGRGLGKYLQGIAMPLLPEGMNERYGIGYTPTLADHKKKAEEKRIL; encoded by the coding sequence ATGGACATCGTTTCTACTGGAGAGAGGATTGAGacagccatcaaagtcggaagaactAAAAGTATTAGTGCAGAGACTGGTCTAAGCAAGAAGTGGACAAgcaagaagaaggaaaaagaggTCCATATGGTTCGAGGGCAACAATATCAAAGAGAGCATGGCCAAGGGACTAGGAGGAATTTTGCTTTCAAACCCTCTGTTAATCAGACTATCCATACAGGCACAAGACCCCAGGTTGTTCCTTCCAGGCATATGCCCACCCAACCGAATGTGCGGACACATGACAAAGGCATCCAGAGAAATGTGAGAAGGATAGATCCTATTCCAATGACATACTCAgaattattcccacaattgatggaAAGGAACTTAGTTTCAGTCATTCCTGGAATGGTCGTTACGGCACCTtttccacaatggtatgacctCGAAGCCAAGTGTGCGTATCACGCTAACACTCCCGGGCACACTATTGAGCgttgttgggcattcaaaaataaggttcaaacaCTAAGAGAAGCCGGATGGCTAGCATTTGATGATAAACAACCAGGAATTCAAGGGAACCCTTTGCCCAATCACGGGGGTAACAATGTCGGAATGATAGGAGAAGGAATAGATGAAGTAGATTTTGAACAAATCTCTCTAGATTGGGTGTTCAATGAACTTACTGCAGCAGGTCAAATAGGGCAAGGGGCTATTTGCCCTACCAACGCACTGTGTTTATGTCAGAGTAAGGAAGGAAGATCTGTAAGACAGTGTGGAACTTTTAGAGTGTTTTtgcaaaagatggtggataacAAGTCTGTAGAGATCGGTTGTACCCGCAAAggtggagagattgcagtcattGGGGAAAacagaccagtatatcatcagtgCACTAATCAACCATTCATACCCACCATGAACAAGGCCCTTCCCACGCAGGAAGCGCCAGCTCGCTTGGTGATCTCTACTCCCAGGCCATTCCCATACAAAAGTGACCAAGCAGTACCCTGGAAACATGAATATGAAGCGTATGTCGAAGGAAGCACCAGCAATATAGCAGGGGTAAAAGGGATAACCCGAAGTGGTAGGGTGTATATGCCAGATTCTTCTAAATCAAATCGAAAAAATGCAGGGGAACCAGACAGGGTAGTGAAAAGTCCAATATCCAATGGAGAGGCCGAAGAATTCCTGAAGATAATAAAGCATAGCGAGTACAACATTGTGGACCAACTAAAGAAAATGCCAGCTCACATATCTGTTTTGTCACTTCTACTAAATTCAGAGACCCATCAGGAGGCGTTACTTAAAGTTCTAAATCAAGCCTACATTCCCCAAGATATCAGGGTCGATAAATTCAATCATGTGATCGGATGTCTGGCAGCCTCCAACTACATCACTTTTACTGATGAAGAAATTCTGCCAGAAGGACGGGGGTATAACAAGGCGCTACATATATCCACCAAATGTAAGGATCACATGATGTCTCGAGTCTTGATAGATAATGGGTCATCCCTCAATGTTATGCCAATGACTACACTGCAAAGGTTACCCATTGATACTTCTTATGTGACACCAAACAATTTGGTGGTGCGTGCGTTCGATAGAACACGAAGAGAGTCAGTAGGGTTGCTTGACATCCCTATTCAGATTGGACCAGTAACCTTCAATATCACTTTTCAAGTCATGGATATTACACCTTCATACAGTTGTCTCTTGGGAAGGCCGTGGATACATAATACAAGGGCAGTTCCATCATCTTTGCATCAACTAGTAAAATTTGTCGTAGGGGATAAACTggtatgtgtttatggagagaTCGATATAATGGTTACTAAACCTTCTTCCACTCCCTATGTGGAAGCAGCTGAAGAAGCCCATGAAGATTCATTCCGAGCATTTGAGATCATCAACGTCATTACTATAATGGAGGGATCTTTTATCCCTCAACCTCGGATCTCTTCTTCCACACGTATGGTGGCTACTGAAATGATTAAATCGGGGTTTTGCCCAGGAAGAGGATTGGGGAAGTATCTTCAGGGCATCGCAATGCCATTATTACCAGAAGGCATGAATGAGAGATACGGCATCGGATATACTCCTACTTTAGCTGACCATAAGAAGAAGgcagaagagaaaagaatacTCTGA